The proteins below are encoded in one region of Patescibacteria group bacterium:
- a CDS encoding CAP domain-containing protein, which yields MRLLEPFLHFLTPRQSNNHKAKALHVSSVTTYIVLLLVFQIILTGVAKFNPGVLGYASNITVTDLLKYTNDQRVAAGQMPLKLNDQLNRAAEAKAADMFANQYWAHTSPQGKDPWSFITAAGYSYLFAGENLARDFGDSKSVVDAWMNSPSHRENLLNSRYADVGFAVVNGKYNGYETTLVVQMFGAQSARTPTVEETSVPAQVQETSSESAKQSTPAGMILNTETGNSQPKIDAFGLTKTVSVALTVLLLGVLVVDSALVYRRKTVRLSGHNLAHLVLLIALLVALNLIGRGIVL from the coding sequence ATGAGACTTTTGGAACCGTTTCTGCATTTTTTAACGCCGAGGCAGAGTAATAACCACAAGGCTAAGGCACTTCATGTTTCTTCAGTCACGACCTACATTGTTTTGCTGCTGGTTTTTCAGATCATTCTCACCGGCGTCGCCAAATTTAATCCGGGAGTTTTGGGTTATGCCAGTAATATCACCGTTACCGATCTTCTTAAATACACCAACGACCAGAGAGTCGCCGCCGGGCAGATGCCGCTAAAACTTAATGATCAGCTTAATAGAGCAGCAGAAGCAAAAGCCGCGGACATGTTTGCCAACCAGTATTGGGCCCACACTTCGCCGCAGGGAAAAGACCCTTGGTCGTTTATTACCGCCGCCGGCTACAGCTATCTTTTTGCCGGAGAAAATTTGGCGAGGGATTTTGGCGATTCTAAAAGTGTCGTTGATGCTTGGATGAATTCACCCTCGCATCGGGAAAATCTGCTTAATTCCCGCTATGCCGATGTCGGCTTTGCGGTGGTTAACGGGAAATATAATGGTTACGAGACGACACTTGTCGTGCAAATGTTTGGGGCGCAGTCGGCTCGGACGCCAACGGTTGAAGAGACTTCAGTGCCGGCGCAAGTCCAGGAAACCAGCAGCGAATCAGCAAAACAGAGCACTCCGGCGGGAATGATTCTAAACACGGAAACAGGAAATAGCCAGCCAAAAATTGATGCTTTTGGATTAACCAAGACGGTTTCTGTGGCTTTGACAGTACTGCTTCTCGGAGTCTTGGTAGTGGATAGTGCTCTGGTTTACCGGCGCAAAACCGTCCGGCTTTCCGGGCACAATCTGGCGCATCTAGTATTACTTATAGCTTTGTTAGTTGCCCTTAATCTTATCGGCCGAGGCATCGTCTTATGA
- a CDS encoding CalY family protein, with amino-acid sequence MRRIILSLLICLALTAAVAGSTAAYFNDTSTISGMSFATGTLKLSNNSASWTTHVSFPNLKPGDMVRKWVTLGNSGTLDIASLRVSAINQTNPNLLGVLRVTVYGQVEGSDQGIYTPDWGNGQPVSTWLNNVDILGTAVYRDATAAHVLAPGKNDTIILDFKVPTTVDNNYQGQSASFDLQFFAEQSHTGSSYF; translated from the coding sequence ATGAGGAGAATTATTTTAAGCTTACTAATTTGTTTGGCGCTTACGGCCGCAGTCGCTGGTTCTACTGCTGCCTATTTTAATGACACTTCGACAATAAGCGGGATGAGCTTTGCGACCGGAACACTGAAGCTAAGCAATAATTCCGCTAGCTGGACAACTCATGTAAGTTTTCCCAATCTTAAGCCCGGAGACATGGTTCGAAAATGGGTTACGCTAGGTAATAGTGGAACTTTAGACATCGCTTCTCTTAGAGTAAGTGCTATTAATCAGACCAATCCTAATTTATTGGGGGTACTAAGAGTCACGGTTTATGGTCAGGTTGAGGGTTCTGATCAAGGAATTTATACGCCTGATTGGGGAAACGGCCAGCCCGTATCCACATGGCTTAATAACGTTGATATTTTAGGAACGGCAGTATATCGAGATGCAACTGCAGCGCATGTTTTGGCGCCTGGAAAAAACGACACTATAATTTTGGATTTCAAAGTTCCCACAACAGTGGATAATAATTACCAGGGCCAATCGGCAAGTTTTGACCTGCAATTTTTTGCGGAGCAATCTCACACTGGTTCGTCGTATTTCTAA
- the tsaE gene encoding tRNA (adenosine(37)-N6)-threonylcarbamoyltransferase complex ATPase subunit type 1 TsaE → MKSVTKTAAQTKSFGKKLAAKVKDGGVVCLIGELGAGKTTLVQGLAQGLGIRRRISSPTFIIARKYNHFWHIDLYRLQNKEEAEAIGIREILADPKNIVVIEWPEIIKNALPKHYWEVKISIIGETQREIEMSST, encoded by the coding sequence ATGAAATCAGTAACTAAAACCGCTGCCCAAACAAAAAGTTTCGGAAAAAAGCTGGCCGCTAAAGTCAAAGATGGCGGAGTAGTTTGTTTGATCGGAGAGTTGGGGGCGGGTAAAACTACCCTTGTCCAGGGTCTTGCCCAAGGGTTAGGAATAAGAAGGCGGATATCCAGCCCGACGTTTATTATTGCCAGGAAATATAACCACTTCTGGCATATCGACTTATACCGGTTGCAAAATAAGGAAGAGGCAGAGGCTATCGGTATTCGGGAAATTCTGGCTGATCCGAAAAATATTGTGGTTATTGAATGGCCGGAGATAATCAAAAATGCGCTGCCGAAACACTATTGGGAAGTGAAAATCAGCATTATTGGTGAAACGCAAAGAGAGATAGAGATGAGTAGTACGTAG
- a CDS encoding lamin tail domain-containing protein, translating to MRRIVIKILLLVLLLNLLKTEGTNSYFTSEAKVEGMNFSMACWNSPSFPFWPAPADGFSVGAIWDLNPVFSWNTVTGSCPGVTAISYQFEIYRDAGMTDLVYRSGWLTEPQISQSGLKDGTYYWHVKTKDNFDNESDFGPLWKLTIDRVAPTVSLSISGSWSKLVEEKIVNGDFKDDLSGWTTTGDVSLTTIDGQKVVKIGSDNSDPEYLGNFVWENRLMQSFPAGAKTLALDYNFKSDDYGDDPGFLIRLNGREVLGLDSSVAGSSWQTFKYDLSSFRGPNIDLALYAGNALDRTYQSWAYIKKVSTYYVAVPAHAVYTISSSEEASCRYQVDDGVWQNGNSFSIATGGTHHVNYSCTDHSGNSSAINELVVITDVTAPAKITDLTAEPAYPNMATLHWTAPANDGNDWSSGPAAQYDIRYSTSPITNESSFDAANRMVQPKQPLDPGSTESIHVDGLTPDTDYYFAVRAADEAPNWSEIAYTTIPVRTPLADPPTEINEGDIVINELMWMGTATGSADEYIELRNTTDRAIDMSALKLMAWNQNDNMFKDMPISLSGQTIAAKGYFLISHYNSGDSKSDLNSSVHVNLVAPGISLSNNNLEIKLVETADENNLIDQAWNGTTPGEGLHDGNKHYAMERVATVGDGSKPLSWYTDTDPATTALYFKGTADDRGTPGAPNRAEQELKSEIIPATESAEIAATEAAMPTLDLVMADDQKTVSFTLKNISSFDKFNYQLNYDTDTVSDGVVGNNVNLTGEDPFTKDGIKLATCSTEGIVCTYYTNPHNFKLQVWLFRPDNSSVLLTKELP from the coding sequence ATGAGAAGGATAGTAATTAAAATCCTACTTCTGGTTCTGTTGTTGAACTTACTCAAGACAGAAGGGACAAACTCCTACTTTACCAGCGAAGCGAAGGTAGAAGGAATGAACTTTTCTATGGCCTGTTGGAACTCGCCTTCGTTTCCGTTTTGGCCCGCGCCGGCGGACGGTTTCTCTGTGGGAGCAATTTGGGATCTTAATCCGGTGTTTAGCTGGAACACGGTGACCGGTTCCTGTCCGGGGGTGACGGCGATTTCCTATCAGTTTGAGATTTATCGTGATGCCGGCATGACTGATCTGGTGTATCGCTCGGGCTGGTTGACAGAGCCGCAGATTTCCCAGTCGGGTTTGAAAGATGGAACCTATTATTGGCATGTTAAAACCAAAGATAATTTCGATAACGAAAGTGATTTCGGGCCGCTTTGGAAGTTAACCATTGATCGGGTGGCTCCCACGGTTTCGCTTTCTATTTCCGGTTCCTGGTCAAAACTGGTGGAAGAAAAAATCGTTAATGGCGATTTTAAGGATGATTTAAGCGGCTGGACAACGACGGGTGATGTCAGCCTGACGACTATTGACGGGCAGAAAGTGGTAAAAATAGGCTCTGATAACAGCGATCCGGAATATTTGGGAAATTTTGTCTGGGAAAACCGGCTGATGCAGTCGTTTCCGGCGGGGGCGAAGACCTTGGCTTTGGATTACAACTTCAAGAGTGACGACTATGGTGACGATCCCGGTTTCTTGATCCGGCTTAATGGCCGGGAGGTTTTAGGGCTGGACAGCAGCGTGGCTGGCTCGAGCTGGCAAACATTTAAATATGACCTGAGTTCTTTTAGAGGGCCAAACATTGACCTGGCGCTTTATGCCGGAAATGCTTTGGACCGCACTTACCAGTCTTGGGCGTACATCAAAAAGGTGAGTACTTATTATGTGGCCGTTCCGGCGCACGCGGTGTACACCATTAGCTCTTCGGAGGAAGCAAGCTGCCGGTATCAGGTGGATGACGGGGTTTGGCAAAACGGCAACAGCTTTAGTATCGCGACGGGCGGGACCCACCATGTCAATTACTCCTGCACGGATCACAGTGGCAACAGTTCGGCAATAAACGAATTAGTCGTGATTACTGATGTAACCGCACCGGCAAAAATTACTGACTTAACCGCGGAGCCGGCCTATCCGAACATGGCTACTTTGCACTGGACCGCTCCGGCCAATGATGGCAACGATTGGTCCTCCGGTCCGGCGGCCCAATATGATATTCGCTACTCCACAAGCCCCATTACTAATGAAAGCAGCTTTGACGCGGCCAATAGAATGGTACAGCCAAAACAGCCTCTCGATCCGGGATCGACAGAAAGTATTCATGTCGACGGCTTGACACCGGACACGGATTATTATTTCGCGGTTAGAGCTGCCGATGAAGCGCCGAATTGGTCGGAGATTGCCTATACAACTATTCCAGTCAGAACTCCTTTGGCTGATCCCCCAACAGAAATAAACGAAGGGGACATCGTGATTAATGAATTAATGTGGATGGGAACGGCGACAGGATCAGCCGATGAATATATCGAACTGCGCAATACTACCGACCGGGCTATCGATATGAGTGCTTTGAAGCTAATGGCTTGGAACCAAAACGATAATATGTTTAAGGACATGCCCATAAGCCTTTCGGGACAAACAATTGCGGCTAAGGGATACTTTTTGATTTCTCATTACAATTCGGGAGACAGCAAGTCTGATCTTAACAGCAGTGTTCATGTGAACCTGGTTGCGCCGGGCATATCTTTGTCTAATAACAACTTGGAAATTAAACTGGTAGAAACAGCCGACGAAAATAATTTGATTGATCAGGCTTGGAATGGGACAACTCCGGGAGAAGGTTTGCATGATGGGAACAAACATTACGCGATGGAAAGAGTGGCCACAGTGGGTGACGGGTCAAAGCCGCTTTCCTGGTATACCGATACCGATCCCGCAACAACCGCTTTGTACTTTAAAGGAACCGCCGACGACCGGGGAACACCAGGGGCGCCTAACCGGGCGGAACAGGAGTTAAAGTCTGAAATTATCCCGGCGACGGAAAGCGCGGAAATTGCGGCCACTGAAGCAGCGATGCCAACTTTGGACCTGGTTATGGCCGACGATCAGAAAACGGTATCCTTTACCTTGAAAAATATCAGTTCTTTCGACAAATTTAATTACCAGTTAAACTACGATACGGATACCGTTTCTGATGGGGTGGTGGGCAATAATGTCAATCTGACCGGAGAAGATCCTTTTACGAAAGACGGTATTAAGCTGGCAACCTGTTCGACCGAAGGGATAGTTTGTACTTACTATACTAACCCGCATAATTTTAAACTTCAGGTCTGGCTATTTAGGCCGGACAACTCGTCTGTCCTGCTGACAAAAGAACTACCATGA
- the tsaB gene encoding tRNA (adenosine(37)-N6)-threonylcarbamoyltransferase complex dimerization subunit type 1 TsaB, with amino-acid sequence MKLYIDTASNQKTTVKVGRRELVRDSSVWRSQVVLPMIEELLKEQGKTLKDITVIEINPGPGSFTGLRVGAAIANALGFALGIPVKGTPKYN; translated from the coding sequence ATGAAGCTTTATATTGATACCGCTTCTAACCAAAAAACAACCGTAAAAGTTGGCCGGCGGGAACTTGTTCGGGATTCCTCGGTCTGGCGGTCGCAGGTGGTGTTGCCAATGATTGAAGAACTTCTTAAAGAGCAAGGTAAAACCCTGAAAGATATTACAGTCATAGAGATTAATCCTGGCCCGGGAAGCTTCACTGGTTTGCGGGTGGGAGCGGCGATTGCCAATGCTTTGGGCTTTGCTTTGGGAATTCCGGTGAAGGGCACGCCGAAATACAATTGA
- a CDS encoding signal peptidase I, translating to MRNIALYFLIAGIIILAFFAASPSLPVTGKYKFFTVNSGSMSPKIPKGSLILDKEEKNYSIGDVITARIPGNKFTVTHRIVETGMQGSSEYYRVKGDANDAPDQDLIFRSYVIGKVIFSVPLLGFPVSFAQTLTGLIILIVIPGTVIVYSELLNIKNEVKRLIQEKRNEKDSN from the coding sequence ATGAGAAACATTGCGCTTTATTTTCTAATTGCTGGAATTATAATTCTGGCATTTTTTGCCGCGTCGCCGTCTTTGCCTGTTACCGGAAAATACAAATTCTTTACGGTTAATTCCGGCAGCATGTCGCCAAAGATTCCCAAAGGATCATTGATATTAGATAAAGAAGAAAAAAATTATTCTATTGGTGATGTTATTACGGCAAGGATTCCAGGAAACAAATTTACCGTCACCCATCGAATTGTGGAAACGGGAATGCAGGGAAGCTCCGAGTATTATCGGGTTAAAGGAGATGCGAATGATGCTCCCGATCAAGATCTGATTTTCAGGAGTTATGTTATCGGAAAAGTTATATTTTCTGTTCCCTTATTAGGTTTCCCGGTTTCATTTGCCCAAACTTTAACCGGGCTAATTATTTTAATTGTTATTCCGGGGACAGTCATTGTTTATAGCGAATTATTGAATATTAAAAATGAAGTGAAAAGGTTAATTCAGGAAAAACGAAATGAGAAGGATAGTAATTAA